The following are from one region of the Heterodontus francisci isolate sHetFra1 chromosome 34, sHetFra1.hap1, whole genome shotgun sequence genome:
- the LOC137348747 gene encoding gastrula zinc finger protein XlCGF49.1-like yields the protein MEMWGLWEWIQLPILAGNSSAQTHWERPFTCSMCGKGFKELSSLHKPIRVHTGERPFPCSMCGKGFTWSSTLLKHQRVHAGERPFTCLVCGKGFIESSCLVEHQRIHTGERPFTCSVRVHAEERLFSYSVCGKGFTLSSHLLIHQRVHK from the exons atggaaatgtggggactgtgggaatggATTCAGTTACCCATCCTAGCTGGAAACTCATCGGCACAGACACactgggagaggccattcacctgctccatgtgtgggaagggattcaaagaGTTATCCAGTCTCCATAAGCCCatacgagttcacactggggagaggcctttcccctgctccatgtgtgggaagggattcacttggtcatccaccctgctgaaacaccagagAGTACACGCAggggagaggccgtttacctgcttagtgtgtgggaagggattcattgagTCATCCTGTCTGGTagaacaccagcgaattcacactggggagagaccgttcacctgctccgtt AGAGTTCACGCTGAGGAAAGACTGTTCTCATACtcggtgtgtgggaagggattcactctgtCGTCCCACCTGCTgatacaccaacgagttcacaagtga
- the LOC137349211 gene encoding zinc finger protein 229-like — protein sequence MKDLLNVQTGNYYKSSAELMSHRVHTDETPFRCSHCGTGFKQSSDLTVHQRIHTGERPFTCSECGKGFTTSSHLLIHQRVHTGERPFSCSECGKGFIQSSDLLRHQRVHTDERPFKCSDCGNCYKSSAELMIHQRVHTDERPFRCSHCGIGFRRLGNLTVHQRTHTRERPFTCSACGKQFTQSSDLLRHQRVHTRERPFTCSECGKGFTTSSDLLTHQRVHSRERPFTCSECGKGFTTSSHLLTHQRVHSGERPFTCSECGRGFTTPSQLLTHQRVHTGERPFTCSECGKGFTQSSALLTHQRVHTGERPFTCSECGKGFTQSSSLLKHQRVHSGERPFTCSECGKEFTQSSSLLTHQRVHSGERPFTCSECGKRFTRSSNLLTHQRVHTGERPFTCSVCGKGFTQSSNLLTHQRIHK from the coding sequence atgaaAGATCTTTTAAATGTCCAGACTGGGAATTACTATAAAAGTTCtgctgaactgatgtcccatcgtgttcacactgatgagacaccattcaggtgttctcactgcgggactgggttcaaGCAATCATCTGATCTCACTGTACACCAACGTATTCACACTggcgagaggccattcacctgctccgagtgtgggaagggattcactacttcatctcacctgctgatacaccagcgagttcacactggggagaggccgttcagctgctccgagtgtgggaaaggattcattcagtcatctgatctgctgagacatcagcgagttcacactgatgaaAGACCTTTTAAATGCTCAgattgtgggaattgctataaaagttctgctgaattgatgatccatcaacgtgttcacactgacgagagaccattcAGGTGTTCTCATTGCGGGATTGGGTTCAGGCGATTAGGAaatctcactgtacaccagcgcactcacactcgggagaggccgttcacctgctctgcgtGTGGGAAGCAATTCACTCAGTCGTctgacctgctgagacaccagcgtgttcacaccagggagaggccgttcacttgctcagagtgtgggaagggattcactacttcatccgacctgttgacgcaccagcgagttcacagcagggagaggccattcacttgctcagagtgtgggaagggatttactacttcatcccacctgctgacacaccaacgagttcacagcggggagaggccatttacctgctcagagtgtggtaggggatttacTACTCCATCCCAActtttgacacaccagcgagttcacactggggagaggccattcacctgctcagagtgtgggaagggattcactcagtcatccgccctgctcacacaccagcgagttcacactggagagaggccattcacctgctcagagtgtggaaagggattcactcagtcatccagccttttgaaacaccagcgagttcacagtggggagaggccgttcacctgctctgagtgtgggaaggaattcactcagtcatccagccttctgacacaccagcgagttcacagtggggagaggccgttcacctgctccgaatgTGGGAAGAGGTTCACTCGGTCATCCAATCTGctaacacaccagcgagttcacaccggggagaggcctttcacctgctcagtgtgtgggaagggattcactcagtcatccaacctgctgacacaccagcgaattcacaagtaa